The following proteins are encoded in a genomic region of Dioscorea cayenensis subsp. rotundata cultivar TDr96_F1 chromosome 8, TDr96_F1_v2_PseudoChromosome.rev07_lg8_w22 25.fasta, whole genome shotgun sequence:
- the LOC120266757 gene encoding acidic leucine-rich nuclear phosphoprotein 32-related protein-like, with amino-acid sequence MGRGRGKGKKLTVVPSHEDPGSGGEEPLPAHKRRGRPQKPLKDDIDEEENEKIEEEEAEGDDIKPTISSKEMKGVVLENGRKRKRQPVKESSDSALEENGAGAKSGNGDSAKPNGFRQNKNRRKSKPRRAAEAVVECK; translated from the coding sequence ATGGGAAGAGGCAGAGGTAAGGGAAAGAAGTTGACTGTTGTCCCTAGTCATGAGGATCCGGGGAGCGGTGGTGAAGAACCCCTTCCTGCACATAAGAGAAGGGGAAGGCCACAAAAGCCATTGAAAGATGACATTGATGAGGAGGAGAATGAAAAGATTGAAGAAGAGGAAGCAGAAGGGGATGACATTAAACCAACCATTTCAAGCAAAGAGATGAAAGGCGTGGTGCTGGAGAACGGGAGGAAGCGGAAGCGACAACCAGTGAAAGAAAGCTCTGACTCTGCTTTAGAAGAAAATGGAGCTGGTGCTAAATCTGGCAATGGGGATTCGGCTAAGCCTAATGGTTTTCGTCAAAACAAAAATCGCCGTAAAAGCAAGCCTAGGCGGGCTGCTGAAGCAGTAGTTGAATGCAAGTGA